The genomic stretch CGCAGAAGATGTGATGTTGGTTGAAGACATGAATGGACCCTTTGAATTGGAATTTCAAGGTGAAATGAAACGCTTTGATTTTGGTGAGCAGAGTCTTTGGATAGCGGCGTCATTCGATTTAGACGCAGAATTTATGGCCCAGTAGTCGAGCATGCTGAATCTTGATATCCCTACGGATAGCGCGTTAAAGCAATTAGATATGTTAACGCTCGATGCCAATAAGCGCCGGCGTATTTTACGCGGTGCAGGTCGGCAAGTCAGGCGGGATACTAAAACGCGATTAAAAGGCCAGAAAGGCTTATCGGGTACCAACTGGCAAGGTCGCTCTGATGGTCGTAAAAAACGGATGTTAAAGAAGTTGGGTAAAGGTATTCAGGTACACACCACACCCAATAACGCGACAGTTACCTTTGGTAATAAGCGCTTAGGGCAAATAGCCAGAGCGCATCAAGAGGGGATCACCTCTACGCAGACCGCGCAACAGGCAGCAAAAACCAATGGCACCCCTGAATACAGGGCGAAGGCGTCACGCAGACAAGCGAAATCACTGCGAGACAATGGTTATAAAGTCAGAAAGAAACGCGGTAAAGGTTGGAAATCACCGTCGCTTAAATGGATCACTGAGAATATATCCGTCGGACAAGCGGGGCTGATACTGCGTATTTTACGCGGTAATAAAAAAGCTAAATCCAGTTGGGACGTTAAGTTACCAGCCCGTTCGTTCTTAGGGCAAAACAGTAATGAGCAAACAGAATTAAAAAACTACATGTTGGACGAGGCATTTCGCCTCCGCTAAAAAGGTAAATATATGGCACAGGGCAAGGTTTTAGTTACCGCATTAAATACGGGTAGCGGAGCAACAAAAGAAGTGGAACGTTCAGCATTATTTATCGGTGTTGGTGCGTTGAACATAAACAAGATAGTGCCGCTTAATGCGCAATCAGACCTTGATGCATTGATCTCTGCAGCTGATTCAGCACTGAAAACGCAATTAACGGCTTGGATGCGTAATGGTGATGCACTCGTTTCTGGTTGGGCGATCCCTATCAATGCCGGTGATGACGAATTTGCGCTTATCGATAAAGCCATGGACCAAAACATCAGCCCTGAAATTATCGTGATCACCACTCCGGTGACGGGTAAGGCACAAGTTGAAGCGTACCAAGCCAAAGCGCTGGATATCTTATCCAAGTATGCACGTCGTGTGCGTTTTCTGGTATCAGCACCTGGCTTGAGTGATAACCAAACATGGACTGAACATCTAGCCGCGATCACCCCATTAACGGATGGCGTTGTTGCTGCGCGAGTTGCGGTGATTCCTGCGCTTTATGGTGATGAACTTGGCGCTGTCACAGGGCGACTTTGTAAACGTTCTGTCACGGTTGCCGATTCACCCATGCGCGTGCAAACAGGGTCGATGGCATTGCAACCGACACCGCACGACAGTTCAGGGCAACCGATTACCAATGCCGTTACAGCGGCGCTTGATGCGATCCGTTTTAGTTGTGTGCAGTTTTATCCTGACTTTGATGGCATTTATTTTGGTGACGTCAATATGCTCGATGCCGAAGGTGGTGATTACCAACAAATTGAAGCCGGTCGTATCGTCGATAAAGCCGCGCGACAAATTCGCATTATTGCCATTTATCAAATTAAAAACCGCCGACTGAATAACAGTTCAACAGGCGTTGCATTTGGTAAGCGTGTACTGGGTAAACCACTGCGTGATATGTCAAAAAGTATCAATATCGGCGCGGATAAATTTCCAGGTGAAATACGTGAGCCGAAAGATGATTCAATCACCTTAACCTTCATGAACGCCCGACAATTGCGCGTCACCGTAAAAATACAGCCGATTGACTCACCAAGTGAAATCCTTGTCGGCATCATGTTAGACAAAGACGAATAAGGAACAACACATGTCAGTAAAAGCATTAGGCGGTAAAGACTTTGATATTTTCATTGGTGACAAAATGGTGCATGTCATTGAAGCCAGCGTCAAGATCACCGATGGCCGTAAAGCCAAAAAAGTACGCGGCATTACCAAGGGTTACATTGATGGACCAGTTGACGCCGAAGTGACCATTAAATTAGACCATGAAAACTTTCTTATTGTGCAGGATGTGGCGAAAACAGCTGGCAGCTGGAAAGGCATCGAACCATTTGATGTGTCGTTCTTAGCTGAAGTTGCCGCTGGTACCAAGAACATTGAAGCTTTTGGTGTGTTGCCTCAATTAGACGAGATCTTGAATATCAAAGCGGAAGGTGGCGAAGAAGATACCACCACAATCAAAGGTCCGGTGACGTCGACTGATTTTATCAAAATCAATGGCATTCCTTATCTGACTGCAGAAGAAGTGAGAGATCTGTAATGGCCGCAATCAAAAACCTCACGGCCGCTAGTTTACTGGTGGCGATGAAAGCTAAGCAACACATCGTGTTTGAAGGTGAATTAAACCTGAACATCATTGGTATTCGCAACACAGATACCAAGGCCAACAGTTTTAACGACCTGCTTTGTGTCCTGTATCAGCAAGACGAAAAGTGGCAGCTGGAAACCTTTAAATGTACCACGGACGCAGGCACGTATTACCGTGAAACGCCTTGTAATGTCGATGGCACCGCCGTATTAGCAGCAATGCAGCACCGCAGTTTATGGACCTTTGGTTATCACAAAGGTCAATATCCTGCGCTAGTGCAGCATAAACCGGTTGCGGTGTTCAGAGATAATAACAACGACAATCAAGTAGATTGTGATAGCGCGCTACAACGTGGTTATTTCGGTATTAATTGCCATCGCGCCAGTGCAAATCATGAGTCAAAGCAAGTCGACAAGTGGTCTGCAGGTTGCCAGGTATTAGCCAACCCGAATGATTTTAATAAGCTGATGGCGCTTTGCCATCAAAGCAGTCAGCAATGGGGCAAGACGTTTACGTATTCCTTATTAAACCAAGCTGATTTAAACCCAACGAAAGAGCGAGCATAACCATGGCATTAGAACAAAAGATTGTCTTAGAAGTGAATGACATTGAACTTAGTTTCAATGTGAATGTAACGGCGTACAACAAGTTTCTAAACCAAAGTAATCAGGTGAATAAAATTCAACCGGCGACGAACTTCTTAATGACCGTGGTTGAACCTGAATGTAAATCCGCATTAAAAGAAATGCTCGCGATGCCAGGCGCAGCACTGCATTTAGTCGGCAGTGTGGTTGAAGAGTATCAACCGGAATTTAATATCACCGTAAAAAAATAGAACAGCGAGCAAAAGAAATAAGCAAGAACCGCTTAGATCAATTGCTCGCCTATCAGCAAAAATGGTTGCCGCATAGCGCCGCCACCGAAGACAGTTTAGCCCAGGCATTGTTTTTGGAAAATGATAATCAAGAAAAGCAGCAAATAGCCATCAACAATGGTATTTGCATGGCGTTGGACAGCGGTTAAGTTGCAGGTTAGGGGGTACGGATGAGCGCATTAAGTAAGTTGGAAAAACTCATGTACACCATTGGTGTTGTTGATAAAGCAACGGGACCAGTGAATAAGATCATGGATAAGATAAACCAACTTAGCAGCCAAACCGCCAGTGCTCAAAACCAAATGATGAGTGGTTTTATGGGTACTGCAGGCGGTGCCATTGCACTTGTTAGTAGTTTGTCACCGGCCATTGATCATGTTGCTGCACTTGGTGAAGTGCAAACACTGGGTGTGGCGAATGAAGACTTAACCAAACTAACCAAAACCGCCTTTGAGTTTACCACTCAGTTTGGCGGTAACTCGGCAGAGTTCGTGCGCAGTGCTTACGATATTCAATCTGCGATATCAGGGCTCACCGGTGATGAACTTGCATCCTTTACCAAAGCATCGAATGTATTAGCGGTTGCGACGAAGGCAGATGCCAGCACGATCACCAGTTACATGGGCACCATGTACGGGATATTTGAAAAAAATGCTAACAAGATGGGCAAGTCTGATTGGGTTAACCAGATTGCAGGGCAAACCGCGAAAGCTGTGCAGATGTATAAAACCACCGGCGCAGAAATGCAATCCGCCTTTAGTGCGTTAGGGGCCAAAGCGGCTAATCGTGGCATTGATGCTGCAGAGCAATTTGCTGTGCTGGGCGAACTGCAGCTGGTCCTAAAGTCAGGTTCGGTAGCGGGTACTCAATACGCAGCCTTCATTGACGGTATTGGTAAAGCGCAAAAAGAATTAGGTATCGAACTGACTAACAGCCAGGGCGATATGCTCGGTATTGATGTGGTCATGTCGCGCATTAACCAAAAGCTGGCTGGCGTTGGCAGTGTTGCAAGAGGCGATATTTTAAATAAAGCCTTTGGGTCTAAAAATGCCGCTTCTGTGGTTGATATTTTAAGTTCAAAAACGGCCAAGTTAAAACAGGGCATTAATGAGCTGACCAATGTCACCGATGCATCCAAAGCAAGTGAAATGGCCAATATCATTGCCAGTCCCTGGGACAGATTTAGCGGCTCATTAAATGGCGCTGCAACGGCGATGGGTCAAGCGGTATTACCGATTATTGAACCGGTTGTCGATATGTTGGTTGCTATGTTGGGTGGTGTGATCTGGCTAACGCAGGAGTTCCCAACCTTAACGGGTGTACTTGGTGCGGTAGTTGTTGGCGTGGTCGCCTTAATGATGGCGTTTAGTGCCATGAATATGATCATCGGTATTTATCGTTTTGCATTGATTGGACTGAGTTTGGTAAGCAATGCCGCTGCAGTCTCAACAAAGCTATGGCAGATAGGACTAGTTGCACTGCGCGTGATGGGGTTCTTAGGCAATATTGCTGCGATTGGCGCTTATCTTACAGCTATCGCGCTTTATCGTGGTGCGATGTTAGCGGCGCAGGGCGTAACTTGGTTATTTAATACCGCCTTACTTGCCAATCCGATTGGGTTAGTTATTGCTGGGGTTGTGGCGTTAGTTGCTGCAGTGGCGGGGCTTATTTTTTATTGGGATAGCATTGTTACTGCCTTTAAAGATACTTCTTGGGGCCAAGCGCTGATTGGCATATTTGATAGTGTTATGTCGGTGTTTAGTGGTCTGATTGACAACGTGAAGTGGGTACTCGAAGCACTGGGGCTGATGGACGGTAAAGAAATGACCGTTAATTCAAAAGTGGAAGAGGTGACCAAAACAGCGGCGCCAATTTCGGCTGAGAACACATTATCAACGCCGCTTAACCCGACAGTATCAAACGGGCAGCAAGTCGCGAGCACTGAGGTCTTTGCAGCGAACAATGTCGCTAACATGAATATGCAGCACAATCAGGTCGGTGGTTTAACGCCAGTTGTTGCAAACAACCTCGCTAATATGAATACGCGTATTAGTCAGGTTAATGGTTCAGCGTCGGTTAATACAAACCAAGTGTTAAACACTGAGGCATTCGCAGCAAACAACTTATCGAATGCAAATACAGGGATTAATCAAGTTAGTAGTTTTGCGCCAGTTGCAGCAAATCAGGCATTCAATACTGAGGCGTTAGCAACGAGCAATCTTGCTAATACAAATACGCAGCTTAATCAGGTGAGTAGTTTCACGCCGGCTGCTGCAAATCAGGTATTTAATAGTGAGACGTTAGCAACGAACCACCTAGCTAATACCAATACGCAGTTCAATCAGGTTAGCGGTTTATCGCCCGTTGCAACTTCGCTTGTTGAAAGCCAAACGTTTAATGAAACAAGTGCGCACAGCGCGCGTATTCAACAATATCAAGAAAATAACCAGCAGCAGGCGAAGGTAAGTCGACCACGTATACAGCGAACGCAGTACTTTCAGCAAAGCAAGCAGAGCGGAAATAATCAAAGCAGTAGCAGCGCCGATAATAGTAAGCGCGTGTATATCGATAACGTGGTGATGAAAAGTGACAACCTCGCACATGATTTTGAACAGTTAATGGAGTTAGCCGGCTAATGATAAATACGCATGTTGATTTAAATATTGTCGATGGTGACTTTGTGTTTAACCCGTCTTTAAGCGTTGAAAAACTCTCTGCAGCCAAGGTGATTGGGCAGGACGTTAAACACCGCATTCTTGAAAGTGGCTTACTGGTTAAGCTAGTGAAGCAGCGCAACAGAAACGGTATTGCGCCGGTGTTAACGGACTTAGAACTGGAAGTTGAACAAGATGACAGACTTAAGCCTGGCACGATTTTAATTACTTATAACAGTGATAACACCTTGTCGATTGAAGCTGAAACAAAGCAATACGGCTTAATGAAGTGGGCTGGGGCGTAACAGGTGAATAGTATGGGCAATGAAAATAGAACACCGGATATCGTTCCTGACTTTAAAAAAATGATGGCTGATGCGGGTCTACCAGTGAATGAAACGGTTGCTAAGCAGCAGTGGGACCAGGTACTCAGCGATCAGCAAATCACTATTGAAAATGGCAGTCCGTTTAGTCCCTTTTGGCGCACGGTTAAAGCGCTTATCACGCAGCCGGTTGTCAGTTTACTTGATTGGATTTCCCGTATATTGATGCCCGATTTATTCATCATGACGGCGAGTCGCAGCGCATTAATTGGTTTACATGGCCCGAGTCGTAATGTCTTTGTGATGGATGCCATTAAAGCCAAAGGCATGCTGCGATTAACGCGGGTTAATCCGGATGGCGTGTTGAGTATTACGGCCGGTGCCTTGGTCGAAAGTGACAGCATTGGCGGCGCGGTATATCAGTTGCGCACACTCAGCGCAGCAGTATTCCAAGAAGGTGAATCCGTTATTGAAGTGCTGATTGAAGCTACTTCACCAGGGCAAGCCTATAACTTACCGGTAGGCAGTTATTACCGCCTAGTTAACCCTATTGAAGGTGTGACAGTTCGTAATGAAAAAGATTGGTTGCTTATCCCTGGTGCGAATGAAGAAAGCACAGAGGCATACCGAAACCGGATAAGAAACGTATTCGGCACGGCCGCTAAATGGCACATCAATACTGTGTATAAATCGATAATCAGTGACTTTGCTATACCGGTCGAGAATATTGAAATTGTAACCCAAGCGCCGCGCGGCCCTGGTACGGCGAATGCGTTTATTTACCTTAATGTAGGTCAGGTATCAACGGGGTTATTAAGGGCAATTAACCAACATATTCGTGATGACGGCCATCATGGCCATGGTGATGACTTTCTGGTGTATGCCATGCCGACGCAAGACAAAATGATAACGGCCACGTATTCACTACATGCTAATAGCGCTGATATTAAAGCGGATATAAAGACATTTATCCAGGCGGCGTTTCGGTTAAACGATGCGTATCAGCCAATGCGAACGCGCCCGAATTCGTTGTTTAGCATGAGCCTGTTACAAGCGCAGTTACATAATCAATTTCCTGCACTACGCAGTATCGATTTTGATTGTGGTGATATTAAAACGGGCTTGTGGTTACCCAAACTCACGCAGTTGGTTGTGCAACATGGATAAACAGCCACTACAACAAGCACAGCCCGAAATCGCGACTTGGTTAAACAAAGGCCATGCCGAGCAGTTAATGAAAGCCGCGCAACAATATTGGACCAATACCAAAGACTGGGTGATGTGGGCAGTTGCGCAAAAAGATGAACAGCAAAGTGAAGAACCCTTTTTAGGTCTATTAGCCTGGGAACGTTTGACTGAAAGGCTGCCTTTTGAGCCCGCTGACTTTTTTAGAAAACGGGTCCAGCATGCGCTTGTTAATACCATTGATGCCGGCGAAATTGCGACGATTGAAGCTATCTTTAATCGCCTTGGTATCGATGTAATCAAAGTCAGTGAGCGTATTGATAACCGCGATTGGGACATTATTGCGA from Moritella marina ATCC 15381 encodes the following:
- a CDS encoding phage virion morphogenesis protein, with amino-acid sequence MLNLDIPTDSALKQLDMLTLDANKRRRILRGAGRQVRRDTKTRLKGQKGLSGTNWQGRSDGRKKRMLKKLGKGIQVHTTPNNATVTFGNKRLGQIARAHQEGITSTQTAQQAAKTNGTPEYRAKASRRQAKSLRDNGYKVRKKRGKGWKSPSLKWITENISVGQAGLILRILRGNKKAKSSWDVKLPARSFLGQNSNEQTELKNYMLDEAFRLR
- a CDS encoding DUF2586 domain-containing protein; the protein is MAQGKVLVTALNTGSGATKEVERSALFIGVGALNINKIVPLNAQSDLDALISAADSALKTQLTAWMRNGDALVSGWAIPINAGDDEFALIDKAMDQNISPEIIVITTPVTGKAQVEAYQAKALDILSKYARRVRFLVSAPGLSDNQTWTEHLAAITPLTDGVVAARVAVIPALYGDELGAVTGRLCKRSVTVADSPMRVQTGSMALQPTPHDSSGQPITNAVTAALDAIRFSCVQFYPDFDGIYFGDVNMLDAEGGDYQQIEAGRIVDKAARQIRIIAIYQIKNRRLNNSSTGVAFGKRVLGKPLRDMSKSINIGADKFPGEIREPKDDSITLTFMNARQLRVTVKIQPIDSPSEILVGIMLDKDE
- a CDS encoding phage protein, with protein sequence MSVKALGGKDFDIFIGDKMVHVIEASVKITDGRKAKKVRGITKGYIDGPVDAEVTIKLDHENFLIVQDVAKTAGSWKGIEPFDVSFLAEVAAGTKNIEAFGVLPQLDEILNIKAEGGEEDTTTIKGPVTSTDFIKINGIPYLTAEEVRDL
- a CDS encoding putative phage tail assembly chaperone; this encodes MALEQKIVLEVNDIELSFNVNVTAYNKFLNQSNQVNKIQPATNFLMTVVEPECKSALKEMLAMPGAALHLVGSVVEEYQPEFNITVKK
- a CDS encoding DUF6890 family protein, which translates into the protein MPHSAATEDSLAQALFLENDNQEKQQIAINNGICMALDSG
- a CDS encoding phage tail tape measure protein, whose protein sequence is MSALSKLEKLMYTIGVVDKATGPVNKIMDKINQLSSQTASAQNQMMSGFMGTAGGAIALVSSLSPAIDHVAALGEVQTLGVANEDLTKLTKTAFEFTTQFGGNSAEFVRSAYDIQSAISGLTGDELASFTKASNVLAVATKADASTITSYMGTMYGIFEKNANKMGKSDWVNQIAGQTAKAVQMYKTTGAEMQSAFSALGAKAANRGIDAAEQFAVLGELQLVLKSGSVAGTQYAAFIDGIGKAQKELGIELTNSQGDMLGIDVVMSRINQKLAGVGSVARGDILNKAFGSKNAASVVDILSSKTAKLKQGINELTNVTDASKASEMANIIASPWDRFSGSLNGAATAMGQAVLPIIEPVVDMLVAMLGGVIWLTQEFPTLTGVLGAVVVGVVALMMAFSAMNMIIGIYRFALIGLSLVSNAAAVSTKLWQIGLVALRVMGFLGNIAAIGAYLTAIALYRGAMLAAQGVTWLFNTALLANPIGLVIAGVVALVAAVAGLIFYWDSIVTAFKDTSWGQALIGIFDSVMSVFSGLIDNVKWVLEALGLMDGKEMTVNSKVEEVTKTAAPISAENTLSTPLNPTVSNGQQVASTEVFAANNVANMNMQHNQVGGLTPVVANNLANMNTRISQVNGSASVNTNQVLNTEAFAANNLSNANTGINQVSSFAPVAANQAFNTEALATSNLANTNTQLNQVSSFTPAAANQVFNSETLATNHLANTNTQFNQVSGLSPVATSLVESQTFNETSAHSARIQQYQENNQQQAKVSRPRIQRTQYFQQSKQSGNNQSSSSADNSKRVYIDNVVMKSDNLAHDFEQLMELAG
- a CDS encoding DUF2590 family protein — encoded protein: MINTHVDLNIVDGDFVFNPSLSVEKLSAAKVIGQDVKHRILESGLLVKLVKQRNRNGIAPVLTDLELEVEQDDRLKPGTILITYNSDNTLSIEAETKQYGLMKWAGA
- a CDS encoding baseplate J/gp47 family protein, which produces MGNENRTPDIVPDFKKMMADAGLPVNETVAKQQWDQVLSDQQITIENGSPFSPFWRTVKALITQPVVSLLDWISRILMPDLFIMTASRSALIGLHGPSRNVFVMDAIKAKGMLRLTRVNPDGVLSITAGALVESDSIGGAVYQLRTLSAAVFQEGESVIEVLIEATSPGQAYNLPVGSYYRLVNPIEGVTVRNEKDWLLIPGANEESTEAYRNRIRNVFGTAAKWHINTVYKSIISDFAIPVENIEIVTQAPRGPGTANAFIYLNVGQVSTGLLRAINQHIRDDGHHGHGDDFLVYAMPTQDKMITATYSLHANSADIKADIKTFIQAAFRLNDAYQPMRTRPNSLFSMSLLQAQLHNQFPALRSIDFDCGDIKTGLWLPKLTQLVVQHG